The following proteins come from a genomic window of Vallitaleaceae bacterium 9-2:
- a CDS encoding RDD family protein: MEEEQQAFYPGRRFFARMFDLTLYSTLWSMILALGFRINISKRSSGGEFLDLVVTMVIMLALEPLLLQLFATTPGKAILGLRLTQKNGEKLSYAHAVERMWKVFGSGMGYHIPIYNLIRLWKSYKLCAQKIILPWDEEVAYTIKDRKTYRTILWIALYVGIIVGLFLTMLSQLIAPNTGALTIKEFAENHNYYAAYYGIDFDNSFLDENGKWTKKPSYGSVEIQIGHTQNPEYHFELREGKITQVSYSVSQTPGEQWVGGYTNHMIIDTLAFVGALNDEIMFSKVTQRIVTHIHQNPFEDFSFVESGVRVTGDYEYKGYEHAFDNLLVLEEEADESYFELNFSMKIE; the protein is encoded by the coding sequence TTGGAAGAGGAACAACAGGCTTTTTATCCAGGGCGACGTTTTTTTGCACGTATGTTTGACTTGACGCTATATTCAACCTTATGGTCGATGATACTTGCCCTTGGATTTCGCATCAATATATCCAAAAGAAGTAGTGGAGGAGAATTTTTAGATTTAGTGGTAACAATGGTGATAATGCTTGCACTAGAGCCTCTTTTACTACAGTTGTTTGCAACAACACCAGGAAAGGCTATTCTTGGACTTCGCCTGACACAAAAAAATGGCGAAAAGCTTTCATACGCCCATGCAGTTGAACGCATGTGGAAGGTTTTTGGAAGTGGAATGGGGTACCATATACCTATTTATAATTTAATTCGACTTTGGAAAAGTTACAAACTATGTGCGCAAAAAATAATATTGCCCTGGGATGAAGAGGTTGCATACACCATTAAGGACAGGAAAACATACAGAACGATTCTCTGGATAGCTTTATATGTGGGAATAATTGTCGGACTTTTTCTGACCATGTTATCACAACTTATTGCACCAAACACTGGGGCGTTGACGATTAAAGAATTTGCAGAAAATCATAATTATTATGCAGCGTACTACGGAATAGATTTTGACAATTCTTTTTTAGATGAAAATGGAAAGTGGACTAAGAAGCCATCGTATGGAAGCGTAGAGATTCAAATCGGACATACCCAAAATCCGGAGTATCATTTTGAACTTCGTGAGGGAAAAATCACTCAGGTCTCCTATTCCGTGAGCCAAACACCGGGGGAACAGTGGGTTGGCGGATATACTAACCATATGATTATAGATACGCTTGCCTTTGTCGGTGCATTAAATGATGAAATAATGTTTTCCAAGGTGACCCAACGCATTGTAACACATATTCATCAGAATCCTTTTGAAGATTTTTCGTTTGTTGAATCAGGGGTGAGGGTTACCGGTGATTATGAATATAAAGGTTATGAACATGCTTTTGACAACCTGCTAGTACTAGAAGAAGAGGCAGATGAAAGTTATTTTGAACTAAACTTTTCTATGAAGATAGAGTAA
- a CDS encoding NAD-dependent epimerase/dehydratase family protein, with protein MSKAIVTVTGGSGYIASWIIHDLLQEGHEVRTTVRDKSKVEKYKHLLALEEQSPGTLRVYEANLTHEGSFDEAVAGAQIVIHTASPFFLDDKNDPQKNLIDPAVEGTKNVLNAVNKSDTVTRVVLTSSLAAIYGDNQDLHNSRMGALNEEMWNTTSTLKHNAYSLSKTEAEKVAWAMEKEQLRWRLVTIHPGFVLGPSLTTRKDSTSIETLLRMLRGDISMGAPELSFIYSDVRDVARGHVLAAFSLEAKGRYIIANEAGDLLDLSRIIEKNYPAQYKLPKRYVAKWILWIIAPTIGFSRTYVTKNVGYPLVCDHSKSVKDLKIQYIPLEKTVVDHIEQLKRDKLI; from the coding sequence GTGAGTAAAGCAATTGTTACGGTAACTGGTGGAAGTGGCTATATCGCCTCTTGGATTATCCATGATTTGCTACAAGAAGGACATGAAGTGCGTACGACAGTTCGAGACAAATCCAAAGTAGAAAAATACAAACATCTTTTAGCACTGGAAGAACAATCACCTGGTACGTTAAGGGTCTATGAAGCCAACTTAACTCATGAAGGTTCTTTTGACGAAGCGGTTGCAGGAGCACAAATCGTTATACATACAGCGTCACCTTTTTTCTTAGATGATAAGAATGACCCACAAAAAAATTTGATTGATCCTGCAGTTGAGGGAACGAAGAATGTACTTAATGCGGTGAACAAATCAGATACGGTGACGAGAGTAGTGCTTACAAGTAGCCTTGCAGCAATATATGGGGATAACCAAGATTTGCACAATAGCCGAATGGGTGCCCTTAATGAAGAAATGTGGAACACAACAAGTACACTTAAACACAATGCGTATAGTCTATCAAAAACGGAAGCGGAAAAAGTGGCATGGGCAATGGAGAAAGAGCAGCTTCGATGGCGATTAGTCACGATTCATCCGGGATTTGTGCTAGGTCCATCATTGACCACGCGAAAAGATTCAACGAGTATAGAAACCCTTCTACGTATGTTACGCGGAGACATCAGTATGGGGGCGCCTGAATTGTCTTTTATCTATTCGGATGTGAGAGATGTGGCAAGAGGACATGTGTTAGCAGCCTTTTCATTAGAAGCAAAAGGACGCTATATTATTGCAAATGAGGCAGGCGATTTACTCGATCTTAGTCGAATCATCGAGAAAAATTATCCCGCACAATATAAATTGCCAAAGCGATATGTTGCAAAGTGGATTCTGTGGATTATCGCACCAACAATTGGTTTTTCTAGGACATATGTTACGAAAAATGTCGGTTATCCATTGGTTTGTGACCATTCAAAAAGTGTCAAAGATTTAAAAATACAGTATATCCCATTGGAAAAGACAGTTGTAGATCATATTGAACAATTAAAAAGAGATAAACTGATATAA
- a CDS encoding PTS sugar transporter subunit IIA encodes MLKRLQENDLVLYAQEQPESWEDAIKVSCQKLEEKGIVTKEYAQDIILSLEEHGPYIVLIPNVAMPHAPTTSKGIKGTGVSLTVFKDCVVFYDKEEEKKAKLFFTIVADNAEKHLENITGLMDVLQNDELLQALLETKSLDDYNQLINLL; translated from the coding sequence ATGTTAAAACGTTTGCAAGAAAATGATTTAGTACTCTATGCGCAAGAACAGCCAGAATCATGGGAAGATGCAATCAAGGTGAGCTGTCAAAAACTAGAAGAAAAAGGTATTGTAACAAAAGAATATGCACAAGATATTATTTTATCATTAGAAGAACATGGTCCATATATAGTATTAATTCCAAATGTGGCGATGCCTCATGCTCCAACAACGAGTAAAGGGATAAAAGGAACAGGGGTTTCGCTAACAGTATTTAAAGATTGTGTTGTCTTTTATGATAAAGAAGAAGAAAAAAAAGCTAAATTATTTTTTACCATTGTTGCAGATAATGCAGAAAAACATTTAGAGAATATAACGGGTTTAATGGATGTTTTGCAAAATGATGAATTGTTACAAGCGCTCTTAGAAACAAAATCATTAGATGATTACAATCAGCTAATTAATTTACTTTAA
- a CDS encoding PTS transporter subunit IIC, which translates to MDIVIGIFQAVFDTIISFPPFLMAILVALGYTLMKKTVWEAIAGGIKAAVGYMILQVGAKGMITSFAPILQGLMDRFKINAAVIDSNIGFAAANQAIQDIGQSLSSTMFVLLIGFAMNISLVMLIKITKIRTVYTTGHIMVKQAGFITWMIFYALPDFQNTIGIIMIGLLIGVYWSVFSNLTVEATQRLTDGERVFAVGHSQMFGIWLTDKFAHKFGDAEDSVESVKLPGVLSVLSDNIVGSSVLMLIMFGSILAIVGSDAMNQFDPNVAKSSYTSYVIQKSLSFTVNFIILQTGVKMFVAEITESFHGISEKLLKGAVPAVDCAATYGFASSNTILLGFVCGFLGQLIAILGLLVFKSPILMLTGFVPVFFDNATLAVYANKRGGRKAAMGIPFISGIMQALLGAVGVMLYGLAKYGGWYGNLDLSTVWLGIGGIVKSFGIFGVILSLILMLLIPQLQYKRNKENYF; encoded by the coding sequence ATGGATATTGTAATTGGTATTTTTCAAGCAGTTTTTGATACTATAATTTCTTTTCCACCTTTTTTGATGGCTATTTTAGTTGCACTAGGATACACATTAATGAAAAAGACAGTTTGGGAAGCGATAGCAGGGGGAATAAAGGCTGCTGTTGGTTACATGATATTACAAGTTGGGGCCAAAGGAATGATAACTTCATTTGCTCCGATTTTACAAGGATTAATGGATAGGTTTAAAATTAATGCAGCAGTTATTGACTCAAATATTGGATTTGCAGCAGCGAATCAAGCGATTCAAGATATCGGACAATCTTTATCTTCAACAATGTTTGTTTTACTTATTGGATTTGCAATGAATATAAGTCTAGTAATGCTCATTAAAATCACAAAAATTAGAACAGTATATACAACAGGTCATATTATGGTAAAGCAAGCGGGCTTTATAACCTGGATGATTTTTTATGCTTTACCGGATTTTCAAAATACAATCGGTATTATAATGATTGGACTACTTATTGGTGTTTATTGGTCGGTTTTTTCAAATCTTACGGTAGAAGCAACACAACGTTTGACTGATGGAGAACGAGTGTTTGCGGTTGGACATTCACAAATGTTTGGAATATGGTTAACGGATAAGTTTGCACATAAATTTGGTGATGCTGAAGATAGCGTTGAAAGTGTAAAACTTCCAGGAGTACTAAGTGTTCTTTCGGATAATATAGTTGGATCGAGTGTATTAATGTTGATTATGTTTGGATCGATCTTAGCTATTGTCGGATCTGATGCTATGAACCAGTTTGATCCAAATGTAGCGAAAAGCTCCTATACATCGTATGTCATACAAAAAAGTTTGTCATTTACAGTTAATTTTATTATTCTCCAAACAGGTGTGAAAATGTTTGTTGCGGAAATTACGGAGTCATTCCATGGTATTTCTGAAAAGCTGTTAAAAGGTGCAGTACCGGCAGTAGATTGTGCTGCGACATATGGATTTGCTTCGTCAAATACGATTTTACTTGGATTTGTTTGTGGATTCCTAGGACAGTTGATTGCGATTTTAGGATTGTTAGTATTTAAGTCTCCGATTTTGATGTTAACAGGCTTTGTTCCGGTTTTCTTTGATAATGCAACCTTAGCTGTCTATGCGAACAAGCGAGGTGGACGAAAAGCTGCAATGGGGATACCCTTTATCTCTGGAATTATGCAGGCGTTACTTGGAGCGGTCGGAGTTATGCTCTATGGTTTAGCTAAATATGGCGGTTGGTATGGCAATCTAGACTTATCAACTGTGTGGCTTGGTATTGGAGGGATTGTGAAAAGCTTTGGAATCTTTGGAGTCATATTGTCCTTAATATTAATGCTTTTGATTCCACAATTACAATATAAGAGAAACAAGGAAAATTATTTTTAA
- a CDS encoding PTS sugar transporter subunit IIB: MYKVLVACGAGIGSSMIMKRNVKQIFDELGVPCEITHESIGTAKSKVNQFDLVFTLSSMVTNFSAADHPEKIIGLKNVVAKEEARKAIETFLGGQ; the protein is encoded by the coding sequence ATGTATAAAGTACTTGTAGCGTGTGGAGCAGGAATTGGTTCCAGTATGATTATGAAAAGGAATGTAAAACAGATTTTTGATGAGTTAGGTGTCCCATGTGAGATTACCCATGAGAGCATTGGTACAGCAAAATCAAAAGTCAATCAGTTTGACTTGGTTTTTACCTTAAGTTCAATGGTCACGAACTTTTCAGCAGCAGATCATCCAGAAAAAATCATTGGTTTGAAAAATGTTGTTGCAAAAGAAGAAGCAAGAAAAGCTATTGAGACCTTTTTAGGAGGCCAATAA
- a CDS encoding sulfatase: MKKYNVLYVHTHDSGRYFSPYGYKLDTPNLEKFSKNAHVFNQAFSVSPTCSPSRSALLSSQYPHQNGMIGLVNRGFKMQDYQHHLVNTFNQAQYDTVLCGIQHEAGHYKEADKAADIIGYCENITTTLNLDDLIDKRPWDIDNVSNAIAWLKKHNNKSPFFMSMGFFGTHRPYPPMSLEGLKVNHGVPEGMANVMPIRHDFSQYNTSVECVDTLFGQILDTLEEEKLLEDTIIVFTTDHGIAVPHGKSNLTDLGLEVALMFYLPWSTQGRSYEGLVSHLDVMPTLCDYLKLKPEHKMEGKSLVPMLEKREEHVHDALFFEMNFHTSFEPARAIRTQRYKYIEYLDDYALYQLSNINDSPTKDFLVESGLKQKEKPLYQLYDLYHDPHEKNNLVDNLKYNEILEELRRQLNQWRKATQDILYEEGVELKPEWVINKKESTTPNGSSKDDFLEGHIHKKWM, translated from the coding sequence GTGAAAAAATACAATGTTTTATATGTGCATACCCATGATAGTGGAAGATACTTCAGTCCTTATGGATATAAACTAGATACACCAAATCTTGAAAAGTTTTCGAAGAATGCGCATGTTTTTAATCAGGCGTTTTCAGTGTCTCCAACATGCTCTCCCAGTCGATCTGCTTTGTTATCGAGTCAGTATCCTCACCAAAATGGTATGATTGGATTAGTAAATAGAGGCTTTAAAATGCAGGATTATCAGCATCACTTGGTTAATACTTTCAATCAAGCACAGTATGATACAGTTTTGTGTGGAATTCAACATGAAGCAGGCCATTATAAAGAAGCAGATAAAGCCGCAGATATCATAGGTTATTGTGAAAATATAACAACAACATTAAATTTGGATGACTTAATAGACAAACGCCCTTGGGATATTGACAATGTGAGTAACGCAATTGCTTGGCTGAAAAAACATAATAATAAATCGCCATTTTTCATGTCTATGGGTTTTTTTGGGACCCATCGTCCATATCCTCCCATGTCTTTAGAGGGTTTGAAAGTAAATCATGGTGTTCCCGAAGGAATGGCCAATGTTATGCCAATTCGTCACGACTTTTCACAATACAATACGAGTGTGGAATGTGTGGATACACTATTTGGTCAGATTCTTGATACATTGGAAGAAGAAAAACTATTAGAAGATACAATTATTGTATTTACAACAGATCATGGCATTGCTGTTCCTCATGGAAAAAGTAATCTAACAGATCTTGGTTTGGAAGTCGCATTGATGTTTTACTTGCCGTGGAGTACGCAAGGAAGAAGCTATGAGGGATTGGTCAGCCACTTGGATGTGATGCCGACTCTGTGTGATTATTTGAAGTTAAAACCCGAACATAAAATGGAAGGGAAATCCCTTGTTCCTATGTTAGAAAAAAGAGAAGAACATGTGCATGATGCTCTATTTTTTGAAATGAATTTTCATACGTCTTTTGAACCGGCTCGTGCAATTCGGACCCAGCGATATAAATATATTGAATATTTGGATGATTATGCCTTGTATCAGTTATCAAATATTAATGATTCGCCAACGAAAGATTTTTTGGTAGAGAGTGGACTTAAACAAAAAGAAAAGCCTTTATATCAATTGTATGATTTGTATCATGATCCCCATGAAAAGAATAATTTAGTTGATAATCTAAAGTATAACGAAATTTTAGAAGAACTACGTAGGCAATTGAATCAATGGCGAAAAGCGACACAGGATATTTTGTATGAAGAGGGGGTTGAGTTGAAGCCTGAATGGGTAATCAACAAAAAAGAAAGTACAACGCCTAATGGCTCTTCAAAAGACGATTTTCTTGAAGGTCATATTCATAAAAAATGGATGTAA
- the ulaG gene encoding L-ascorbate 6-phosphate lactonase, which produces MSKINEITRESWILSTFPEWGTWLNEEIENTKVEHGTFSMWWLGCTGIWLKSEGNANLCVDLWVKTGKKSHGNGLMKEQHQHQRMIGCVELQPNLRNVPVVIDPFMIKEIDAVLSTHDHGDHIDENVAAAVCQNTDASVKFIGPKACTDLWRAWGVPEERLVTLKPGDTYKVKDVEIVALDSFDRTELVTAPKGVTLKGKMPQEMDDLALNYLFKTPGGNLYHSGDSHYSNYFAKHGNDHEIDVALGSFGENPRGMTDKLTAEGILRMAECLKTKVVIPIHHDIWTNFMADPKEITTLWHMKKDRLKYKFKPYIWQVGGKFTWPIDKDGMEYMYDRGFHDAFAIEPDLPFKTLL; this is translated from the coding sequence ATGAGTAAAATTAATGAAATTACAAGAGAGAGTTGGATCTTAAGCACATTTCCTGAATGGGGGACATGGTTAAATGAAGAAATTGAAAATACAAAAGTAGAACATGGAACTTTTTCAATGTGGTGGCTTGGATGTACAGGTATCTGGTTAAAGTCAGAGGGCAATGCGAATTTATGTGTGGATCTTTGGGTAAAAACAGGTAAGAAAAGTCATGGAAATGGCTTGATGAAAGAACAGCACCAACATCAGCGAATGATTGGATGTGTTGAACTCCAACCAAACCTTAGAAATGTTCCGGTTGTGATTGATCCGTTTATGATTAAAGAAATTGACGCTGTACTTTCAACACATGACCATGGCGATCACATTGATGAAAATGTTGCGGCTGCAGTTTGTCAAAATACAGATGCATCTGTAAAATTTATCGGGCCCAAAGCGTGTACTGACTTGTGGAGAGCATGGGGAGTGCCAGAGGAACGTTTAGTTACGTTAAAACCGGGAGATACTTATAAAGTCAAAGATGTTGAGATTGTTGCATTGGACTCTTTTGATCGAACAGAATTAGTTACAGCGCCTAAAGGAGTAACACTTAAAGGGAAAATGCCACAAGAGATGGATGATTTAGCGTTGAATTACCTATTCAAAACACCAGGAGGCAATCTTTATCATAGTGGCGATTCGCATTACTCCAATTACTTTGCAAAGCATGGAAACGATCATGAGATTGACGTAGCCCTAGGTTCATTTGGCGAAAACCCACGAGGAATGACGGATAAATTAACGGCAGAAGGTATTTTGCGTATGGCGGAGTGCTTAAAGACCAAAGTTGTTATACCGATTCATCATGATATTTGGACAAATTTTATGGCGGACCCCAAAGAGATTACAACCTTGTGGCACATGAAAAAGGACCGATTAAAGTACAAGTTTAAACCCTATATTTGGCAAGTAGGAGGTAAGTTTACTTGGCCAATCGATAAAGATGGAATGGAATACATGTATGACAGAGGTTTTCACGATGCATTTGCGATTGAACCGGACCTGCCATTTAAGACATTGTTATAA
- a CDS encoding L-ribulose-5-phosphate 3-epimerase, translating into MYSLSNNPMGIYEKAIPNKFDWATKIKIAKAAGYEFIEMSIDESDERLYRLDWSKEKREYIKKLLADNDFYINSICLSGHRRYPFGSRDNQIRKKAFDMMDKAIALAKDLGVRNIQLAGYDVYYEASDDVTTQLFIDGLKYATKKAASANVMLSIEIMDTEFIGTITRCMRFIKEVQSPWLQIYPDFGNLSQWTDEPEEELAKGINHIVGIHLKDTKKGVFKCVPFGEGTVDFQKLFRKLDQLEFQGPFLVEMWVDNSMDLTFEESVSYIKKAKVWLTKKAGNRFDT; encoded by the coding sequence ATGTATAGTCTAAGTAATAATCCGATGGGAATTTATGAAAAAGCCATTCCAAATAAATTTGATTGGGCTACAAAAATAAAAATTGCAAAAGCAGCAGGATATGAATTTATCGAAATGTCTATTGATGAGAGTGACGAACGCCTATATCGTCTTGATTGGAGTAAAGAAAAGCGTGAATACATCAAAAAACTTTTAGCAGACAATGATTTTTATATCAATTCTATCTGTCTAAGTGGACATCGGCGATATCCTTTTGGCAGTCGCGATAATCAGATTCGAAAAAAAGCTTTTGATATGATGGATAAAGCTATCGCATTGGCAAAAGACCTTGGGGTTCGAAACATTCAATTAGCAGGGTATGATGTTTACTATGAAGCATCAGATGATGTGACAACTCAACTCTTCATTGATGGACTTAAGTATGCAACAAAAAAAGCTGCGAGTGCAAATGTCATGCTGTCCATAGAAATTATGGATACAGAATTTATTGGGACCATTACGCGCTGCATGCGCTTTATTAAAGAAGTCCAATCACCTTGGCTACAGATTTATCCGGATTTTGGAAATTTAAGTCAATGGACGGATGAACCGGAGGAGGAATTAGCAAAAGGGATTAATCATATTGTTGGGATTCATTTAAAGGATACAAAAAAAGGAGTGTTCAAATGTGTACCTTTCGGAGAAGGAACAGTAGATTTCCAAAAATTATTTCGGAAATTGGACCAGCTAGAATTTCAAGGTCCCTTTTTAGTGGAGATGTGGGTGGATAACTCTATGGACTTGACTTTTGAAGAAAGTGTAAGTTATATAAAAAAAGCAAAAGTGTGGTTGACGAAGAAAGCGGGGAACCGATTTGATACATAA
- a CDS encoding L-ribulose-5-phosphate 4-epimerase → MIHNQINERINILKQQVFKANIELVKQDLVIYTWGNVSGIDWETGLVVIKPSGVDYEKMQVEDMVVMNLEGEIVEGKLKPSSDAPTHLALYRKYDKINSIVHTHSQWATSWAQAGRSIPCYGTTHADYFYGEIPCTRALNDEEIAKDYEHNTGKVIIETFEQRCIFPLEVPGVIISNHGPFTWGKHPLDAVQNAKVLEEVAKMAYRCEQLNPKIRPVKKELLEKHYLRKHGKNAYYGQKN, encoded by the coding sequence TTGATACATAATCAAATTAATGAACGTATAAATATTTTAAAGCAACAAGTTTTTAAAGCAAATATTGAATTAGTAAAGCAAGATTTAGTTATATACACATGGGGAAATGTCAGCGGAATTGACTGGGAAACAGGACTTGTCGTCATAAAACCAAGTGGTGTGGACTATGAAAAAATGCAAGTTGAAGATATGGTTGTTATGAATTTGGAGGGTGAAATTGTTGAAGGTAAGTTGAAACCTTCATCAGATGCACCAACACATCTTGCTCTTTACAGAAAATATGATAAAATAAATAGTATAGTACATACACATTCACAGTGGGCCACTTCATGGGCCCAGGCAGGTAGAAGCATTCCGTGTTATGGAACGACGCACGCTGACTATTTTTATGGTGAGATTCCTTGTACAAGAGCGTTAAATGATGAAGAAATAGCAAAGGACTATGAACATAATACAGGAAAAGTAATTATAGAAACATTTGAGCAACGTTGTATTTTCCCGTTGGAAGTGCCTGGAGTTATTATTTCGAATCATGGACCATTTACTTGGGGAAAGCATCCATTAGATGCGGTTCAAAATGCAAAAGTACTAGAAGAGGTTGCAAAGATGGCTTACCGATGTGAACAACTAAATCCGAAAATAAGGCCAGTTAAAAAGGAACTTTTAGAAAAGCATTATTTGAGAAAACATGGTAAAAATGCCTATTATGGACAAAAAAATTAA
- a CDS encoding sugar-binding domain-containing protein, which produces MADKDEQQLMIDASVLYYLEGKTQNEVAKALFLSRPKISRLLKKARDLHIVDITINYNNEQMEELQGEIRRTFNVPNVVIVKTLSDEQETINEVGKAAAKELGMVLHDDMTLGISWGKHVRVCTSYLKKHSYSGIRIVELFGAISYDMNKLDMLSIGRSISSKLDGKLYPLPSPIYIHDAHARKAIVETPLIRDTLAMIEGCDLILSGIGAVDSETSTFQTLWDNHVESNIKEQVINHGGIGFILAHFFDQKGEFLDIPANDSVIGIRTDTIKEKKIFAIAAGEKKAKAIFAALRGGLVHTIVSDEDTLRLVLKYGKKLKEIEKGGC; this is translated from the coding sequence ATGGCAGACAAAGACGAACAACAATTAATGATTGATGCATCTGTTCTATACTATTTGGAGGGAAAGACGCAAAATGAGGTGGCGAAAGCTCTTTTCCTATCTCGCCCCAAAATTTCGAGACTTTTAAAAAAAGCTCGGGATTTGCATATTGTTGATATTACCATTAATTACAATAATGAACAGATGGAAGAACTGCAAGGTGAAATACGAAGAACATTTAATGTGCCTAATGTTGTGATTGTCAAAACATTGTCTGATGAACAAGAAACCATTAATGAAGTTGGAAAAGCAGCGGCTAAAGAATTAGGGATGGTGTTACACGATGATATGACCTTAGGTATATCTTGGGGGAAACATGTACGTGTTTGCACATCTTATCTAAAAAAACATAGTTACTCAGGTATTCGTATAGTCGAGCTATTTGGTGCGATTAGTTATGACATGAACAAACTTGATATGTTAAGTATTGGACGAAGTATATCCAGTAAATTAGATGGTAAATTGTATCCATTGCCTTCACCGATATATATTCATGATGCTCATGCTAGAAAGGCAATTGTTGAAACACCATTAATTCGAGACACATTAGCTATGATTGAAGGGTGTGATCTAATCTTAAGTGGTATTGGAGCCGTTGATAGTGAAACATCAACATTTCAGACACTTTGGGATAATCATGTCGAGTCAAATATTAAAGAGCAAGTTATAAACCATGGTGGAATTGGATTTATTCTAGCCCATTTTTTTGATCAAAAGGGAGAATTCTTGGACATACCGGCAAATGATTCGGTCATAGGGATTCGAACTGATACTATTAAAGAAAAGAAAATCTTTGCTATTGCCGCTGGTGAGAAAAAAGCAAAAGCTATCTTTGCGGCACTCAGGGGGGGGCTTGTTCACACCATTGTATCGGATGAAGACACGCTGCGACTTGTGTTAAAGTATGGAAAAAAACTTAAAGAAATAGAAAAGGGAGGTTGCTAA